A genomic region of Carettochelys insculpta isolate YL-2023 chromosome 7, ASM3395843v1, whole genome shotgun sequence contains the following coding sequences:
- the SAMD8 gene encoding sphingomyelin synthase-related protein 1, with amino-acid sequence MAGNNQLCIRRWTTKNVAKWLKEEGFCEYVDILCNRHRLDGITLLTLTEYDLRSPPLEIKVLGDIKRLMLSIRKLQKQHLEVLEELGYSSDSPIGSMTPTIGSLQGTDWFCNGEVPRDCGPVTDLNADQYQYTNGKNKHPMRRLDPEYWKTVLSCIYVFIVFGFTSFVMVIVHERVPDMQTYPPLPDIFLDSVPRIPWAFAMTEVCGVILCYIWLLVLLLHKHRSILLRRLCSLMGTVFLLRCFTMFVTSLSVPGQHLQCSGKLYGNVWAKLQRAFAIWSGFGMTLTGVHTCGDYMFSGHTVVLTMLNFFVTEYTPRSWNFLHTLSWVLNLFGIFFILAAHEHYSIDVFIAFYITTRLFLYYHTLANTRAYQQSRRARIWFPMFSFFECNVNGTVPNEYCWPFSKPTIMRRLIG; translated from the exons ATGGCAGGCAACAATCAACTTTGCATTCGACGTTGGACTACTAAGAATGTAGCCAAATGGCTAAAAGAAGAAGGCTTCTGCGAGTATGTGGACATTTTATGCAATAGACACAGACTGGATGGAATTACATTATTGACACTGACGGAATATGATTTGCGATCCCCTCCTTTGGAAATCAAAGTCCTGGGGGATATCAAAAGGTTAATGTTGTCAATACGCAAATTGCAGAAACAACATCTTGAGGTTTTAGAAGAGTTGGGTTATAGCAGTGATAGTCCCATTGGCTCAATGACGCCTACCATTGGCTCCCTTCAAGGTACAGACTGGTTTTGTAATGGTGAAGTACCACGGGACTGTGGACCAGTTACTGACCTGAATGCTGATCAGTATCaatacacaaatggaaaaaacaaacatcctATGCGAAGATTGGACCCTGAGTACTGGAAAACGGTCTTAAGTTGTATATATGTTTTCATAGTGTTTGGCTTTACATCGTTTGTCATGGTTATAGTACACGAGCGCGTACCTGACATGCAGACATATCCACCGCTACCAGACATATTTTTAGACAG TGTTCCCAGGATACCTTGGGCCTTTGCCATGACTGAAGTTTGTGGCGTGATTCTCTGTTACATTTGGCTTCTGGTTCTCCTCCTTCACAAACACAG gTCTATACTATTGCGCAGATTGTGTAGCTTAATGGGGACAGTCTTTTTATTGCGTTGCTTTACAATGTTTGTTACCTCACTCTCTGTGCCAGGCCAGCATCTGCAGTGTTCTGGAAAG TTGTATGGCAATGTATGGGCAAAACTTCAGCGAGCCTTTGCAATATGGAGTGGTTTTGGAATGACACTCACTGGAGTTCATACATGTGGAGACTACATGTTCAGTGGCCATACTGTTGTCCTAACTATGCTGAACTTCTTTGTCACTGAAT ATACACCAAGAAGCTGGAACTTCTTGCATACTTTATCGTGGGTCCTGAACCTCTTTGGAATCTTCTTCATTTTGGCTGCACATGAACATTACTCTATAGATGTCTTCATTGCCTTCTACATCACCACAAGACTCTTTTTGTACTACCACACTTTGGCTAATACTAGAGCATATCAGCAGAGTAGGAGAGCGAGAATCTGGTTTcctatgttttctttttttgaatgcAATGTTAATGGTACAGTTCCTAATGAGTACTGCTGGCCCTTTTCAAAACCTACAATAATGAGAAGGTTAATTGGATGA